The Candidatus Rokuibacteriota bacterium genome segment GCCGAGACCACGGCCTGCCAGCGCGCGAACAACGTGGATCCCGCCCGGGCCCGGCAGGTGGTCGGCGAGGTCTTCGGCCGCCGCTGATCCCCTCGCGAGCCGCGGGGCCCGCCTAGCTAGGAGAGCCCCTGCGAGTGGCACTGCCGGCAGAGATGCGTGTAGTGCCCGCCTCCCGTGTCGCCCTCCTCGGTGAGCTGGCCCTGCCCGGACATGTAGAGGAGCCCGAATGGGTTCCGGTTCCCATGGCCCTTGTGGCAGGACATGCAGGACACCGCATTGTCACGATGGGGCCAGGAGCCCGAGGGACTCAGCGTCGGCACCCGGTTGGAAAGAGAGGCGTAGCGGGTGAAGCTCGAATGGCGGTCTCCCCGTGCGCCCACGCCCACCCCCACCGTGGGGTGGCGCAGCCATCCGCGCCCTAGTTCCCCGCCGAGCGTCCCGCCCATGTTGGCAGATCCCGCCGCTCCGTGGCGGAGCGTGTGGCAGCCCTGACACCAGGCCCCGTACGCGGATTTCGTGGCATCGGGCTGATTGAACGCCACCTGCCGGGCGGCGTAGCGCTCGGCCACCGCGGCCGACGCCTTCAGCCACACGTCCCTCGTCCGGTCGTTCACCGGCCCGGAGCTGTACGTGATCCGCCGGTCGGTCCCGGCCGTGCCCGGCCGCAGCCTGAGGTTGCGGTACTGGCGCAACTCGCCGTGCGCCGCATGGCAATCGGAGCAAGTCAATCCCCCCCTCCCGGGAGCCCAGGTTCCTCCCGGCGCTTGGGCCGCGCTCCCCAGCGTGTGACCGGTGATGTGAGAGAGGCCGCCGCCCAGGGCACCCGCCTGACGCGGCACTCCCGCGGGGGCGGCGCCGACAACCGCCGGGGCCTCCCCGTTGGTGCCGGCGTGACAGGACAGGCAGATGGAATTGATCTCCTGGCGCGAGATCCTGAAGCCGTTCCTGTGGCATTCGGCGCAGGCCAGCGTATCGCCCACATGGTAGTCGCCGGCCGACGCTGAGCCACCCATGAAGCTCAGGGGCCAAGACAATCCCGTGAGGGCCACGAGTGCAGCAATCGCGATGGACCGGCTCCAGCCGACAGCGGCGCCCGTGATTTCCTTCCTCACGGAACACCACGGAGAGCAACCCGGGTGCCATCAGGGGAGCAGGAGGATCAGAGCGCCAGATCAACCACTTGTGTGCCGAGAGCTGCGGCGGGGAGGTCGGCTCTGCCTGCCAGGCTGGCACCGCATGCCATCCTGGCAGGCAGAGCCCTGCGACTGACCGAGCGGCCGGCACAGTCTTCGCCGGCTCCCGCGGAGCCGCACACGCTCCGTGCCAGGCCGCATAATCTGCGTACGGGGCCCTGCCTGCTCGGTCCCCGCCGTGGAGATCTGCTCGGAGAGATCAGCGGCCGGGGCTGGCGCGCTCCCGCGCTGGGCCGGCACGTGCCAGGATCAGTCGCGGTCCTGGGGGGCGGCGCGCTGAAGCGCCCGCCGTCGCTTCTTCCGCGCCTGGGCCTGCTTGCGCTTTCGCTTGACCGACGGCTTCTCGTAGTGCGTGCGGCGCTTCATCTCCTGAAAGAGGCCGTCCTTGAGCATGTGCTTCTTGAGTGTCTTGAGCGCAGCCTCGATCTGGTTGTCGAAGACCTCGACTCTCATTCAGCGCCGCCTGAGGTGCGAGGTGGACCGGTAGGCTCGGACGGGCTCCGAGCGGTCCACGACGTTCATCTCGATGAGCCGCTTGGCGCCTCCTGCCACGGCAGCGGCGATCGTCGGGAAGGTCTCGTGGGACTCCGCGACACTCTCCCCCGCGTAGTTGACGATCCGCCAGCGCCAGAACGGGCTCTCCGGGGTCGAAACGGCCACGACCTGCATCGCGCGCTCCCGGCTAGAAGCGGCGGCCGCCGCTCCGACCGCCGCCCGAGCCTGCGGAATTGGCGATCTCGACCTTCAGGGTCCGCCCGTCCACTTCCTGGCCGTTGAACTTCTTGACCGCCGCCTCGGCCTCCTCGGCCGTTGCCATCTCGACGAAGCCGAAACCGCGCGAGCGCCCGGTGTCGCGGTCCGTCACGACTGCGGCCGATTCGACCCCGCCGGCCTGGGTGAACACCTCGCGCAGCCGGTCGCTGGACGTGGAGAAGGACAAGCCGCCGATGAACAGTTTGTGCGCCATGGGACACCTCCGGGTGAATCTCCCGCTGTCGGCGACACGCCCTGGAACGCGGAAGAGGGCGCCAGAGCCGTGGTCTGGCGAGGAGGGGGGTCCACGATGAGCCGACGACCGGGCCAGACCCATGCAGTATGACACATCGGCGGCCGCGGGGTCGCCTTCAGTTCGGGCGAGGTCAGTGTCGGCCAGGCGCGCCCCGGGCGCTCCGTCACGCCCCCGTGTGCGGCGAGCCCAGGGTCCAGCTCCGGGATCGCGGCTCCGCCGCGCCCTTCACATGGCGATCCGTCGCGTGACCGCGCGGCTGAACGTGCAGTTGGGGACGACGGCCGAGTGCTTGCCCGGCCCACCCGCCACCGTGACGAGGATGTCCGCGGGGGTCGCGACGATGGGCAGGCGCGCCACCTCGTCCTGGATCGCGTTCATCCACGCCGGCCACTCGTGGATCCCGTACATGCCGCCGAGCCGCAGCTCCCGCAGCGACCGGCGGGCCTGGGTGAAGCAGAACTCCTGCACCTCCCGCCGGCCGAACCCGCTCCTGGCCACGGTGTCGGCGTGCTCCGGGCCCAGCAGCAGGAGCACCTGGCTCTGCGACATGTACCAGCCCACGTTGGTGCCGAGCGTCGTCATCACGCTGCAGCAGTTGGTCAGGATCCCGGTCGCCGTGCTCGAGACGTGGTCGTTGACATTGTGCGGGCCCTCGCCCCCGAACACGGTCACGGTGCTGTCCTCGGGCCGGAAACCGAGCGCCACGCGGAGCGGCTCCCACGGCGTGGCCTCCTCGTTCTCGGCGACGGTGTAGGAGTACTTCGAGGGCTGCCCCTGGGTCGCCATGTCACCGTGGCCCGGCCAGGCCCCGCCCACGTTGAGCAGGATCAGCCGGATCGCGCGCCCGATCGTGGCGTTGGCGCGATTGCCGGGACCGAGGCAGCCGGACCCCGCGTGCATCCCGATCCGGCGGGCGCAGTCGCCGCTCACGACGACGAGCGGCGCCACGGGATGCGTGGTCGCCTGCACCCCGTAGAGGTTGAACGCCGGGTCCAGCATGGCCTCGACCGCCGCCAGGATCACGGGGAAGTAGTCGGGCAGGCAGCCGGCCATGACGGCGTTGATCGCGAGCTTCTCCAGCGTGGCCGCCCGCCAGGCGGGCGGCATGTCACCCAGGCTCTCCTGCGGATCGCGGCCCGCTCTGGCGAGCATGGCGTGGACGCGCGCCTCGGTGGGTGGGACCACTGGCAGCCCGTCGGACCACTGCTGCTCGATGAAGTAGGCGTCGACCGCCTCGGGGCTGTCCGGGAGCTCGACGCTCTGGGCGGTGAGCTGCATCTCGGTGGTCATCAGGCGCTCCTCCCCCCGCTCATGCCGGCTGCACGGGCCGGAGCGGCCGGGTGCCGGCGGCGGCCTCCAGGGCGTGAAGCGTCTGGAGCGCGCGCTTGGCCACCGTGTCGAGCGCCACCCCGCCGAGCGGATGGTCGATCACGATGAGCGGCAGCTCCGGGACCCCCTTCGTCGCCCGTTCCGACTCGGCCAGGCCCCGGAAGGCGCTGGTGGTGATCAGCGCGGCCGGAACGCCGGCCCGGATGATCTCGACGGCGTCGTGGAGACTCCACGACGTGCAGGAGCCTCAGTCTCCGGAGCCGGTGATGACGAGGTCGCAGGTGCGCGCCATCTCGGCGAGCACCTCGGGTGGTGCCGGCACGGCGGCATGCGCCTTCTGCCGGTGGATGATGTGCGCCACGCCGTGCCGCTCCGTGAGGGCCTCGCCGAGCATGCGGACCAGGTGGTCGAAGTTGGTCTTGCGGTTGTCGATGAACCCAATGGTCTTGCCTTCGAGGCTCGGCAAGGGCGGGGCCGGGATCGCCCGGATCCGGGACTCGCCGACCGGGCTCAGAACCCGAATCGTGTGTGTCATGACTGTCCTCCTTCAGGGCCGGACCGGCCGGCCGTCAGGTCGAGAGAAACCAGCGGACGAGGCGCCGGTACTGAGCGTAGGGCACCTCGCCGACGACGCGCACCCGCCCGCGCCCGTCGCTCAGCAGGACGGTGGGCACGGCGTCGACCCCCGCCTTGCGCGCCGCCTGGTACTGCTCGACGACAACCGCACGGTACCTCCCGCTGGCGAGCGCCTCGCGGAGAGCCTCCCCATCCAGGCCGAGCGGTGCGATGGCCGTCGCGAGCGCCTCGGGGTCGGCGATGTCCACGCCCCGTTCGAAATGCGCCTCGAGCAGCGCCAGGCGGACCGCCGCCGCCCTCCCGGGCGCCGTCGCCTCTACCCAGCACGCGGCCTCGAGCGCGGGCAAGCTCCACGCCGGGAGCGGCACCGTGTCCGGCCACGCGGTGAAGCGCGCGCCCTCGCCGAGCTCCTGGGCGCGCTGCCAGGCCTCGCGCGTGTGCGCGTCCGGCAAGCGGGCGGGTCTCGGCTCGGGGAGGATCGGGAACGCGCGCCAGAGGAGCCGCACACTGGTCCCGAATTCCTCGGCGAGCCGGCGGAGGCGGACCGCCGCCGTGTAGCAGTACGGTCACAGGAGATCGCTCCACACCGTCACCTCAACCGGGCTGCCCATGCTCTGCTTCCGCTGACGCGGGAACGCGACTCGTGCGCCGCCGTCGCTCGACCGCCGGGGCCGAGGCTTCGAGAGCGGCGCGGAAGTGCCGTGCCACGATGGGCCCGGGCGCGCTCCCCGCCGTCAGGGTCTCGCGGAGCGCCGCCGTCGCCGCCCGCTGGCACAGGCCCGCGAGCTCGCCGCCGACCCAGCCCGGGGTGAGGTCGGCCAGCACCTGCCGGTCCACGTCCGGCGCCAGCGGGAGACCCCGGAGGTGCACGTCGAAGACGTCGAGCGCATCGTCGCGCGAGAGAGGGCCGAGCTCGATGACGTCCTCGAGGCGCCGCGCCCCGAACAGTGCCGGGTCGAGCAGGTCGGGCCGGCTCGTGGCTCCGATCACGACCACCGGGCTGGCGCCGGCCAGACCCTCGAGCTCCGCGAGGAGCTGGGCCACGGCGCGGTCGCCCACCCGCGACTCGCCAGGCGCGCCCCGGGCGGCCGCGAGGGCGTCGAGCTCGTCGAGGAGGACCAGCGAGGGGGCGGCCTGGCGTGCGCGCCGAAAGAGGTCGCGGATCGCGCGCTCGGTGTCGCCGACCCACTTCGAGAGGAGCGCGGCCCCGCTCGTGGCAAAGACGGGGAGCCCGCTCTCGGTGGCGGCGGCCCGCGCGAGGAGCGTCTTCCCGCTCCCGGCCGGGCCGACGAGCAGGATCCCCTGTGGCAGCCGAACCCCGTAGTGGCGGCAGAGCTCCGGGTGGCGGACACGCCACTGCACGGCCTCGCGCAGGCGCGCCTTGGCCTCGCCCAGGCCGCCGACATCCTCCCAGCGCGCCGGGGCGATGCCCACGGCGAGGGGACGCATGGCCGCCGGGCGCGCCACGTCGCAAGCCGCCAGCAGGTCCGCTTGCCGGACCTCGAGCGGCGTGGGGTCGAGGCCAGCCGTCTCGAGCGTCTCGCTGAGCACCCGCAGGGCGGCCTCGCGGCAC includes the following:
- a CDS encoding RNA-binding protein, whose translation is MAHKLFIGGLSFSTSSDRLREVFTQAGGVESAAVVTDRDTGRSRGFGFVEMATAEEAEAAVKKFNGQEVDGRTLKVEIANSAGSGGGRSGGRRF
- a CDS encoding 30S ribosomal protein S21; protein product: MRVEVFDNQIEAALKTLKKHMLKDGLFQEMKRRTHYEKPSVKRKRKQAQARKKRRRALQRAAPQDRD